AAATAGCGACGTGTTCGCGGTCGCCGATAATTTCCCCTGTCAGGGCATCAACTTCCCGTATGCGGTCGATTTCATCGCCAAAAAACTCCACGCGCAAGCAGCGCTCATCGCGCGAAGCCGGGAAGATTTCGACCACATCGCCACGTACGCGGAATGTCCCGCGGATGAAATTGATGTCGTTGCGCTCATATTGCACATCGACCAATTTGCGCAGCAGCTGGTTGCGTTCGATCTCCATCCCTTTGCGCAGTGAGACGACGAGTTCCCGGTATTCTTTCGGGGAACCGAGGCCATAGATGCAGGAAACGGAGGCGATGACGATGACATCATCGCGCTCGAACAAGGAACTGGTAGCTGAGTGGCGCAATTTGTCGATTTCATCATTGATGCTCGCATCTTTTTCTATGAATGTATCGGACTGCGGCACGTATGCCTCAGGCTGATAATAATCGTAATAGCTGACGAAGTATTCTACGGCATTGTCAGGAAAAAATTCCTTGAACTCGCTATAGAGCTGCCCTGCCAATGTCTTGTTATGTGCCATGACCAATGTCGGCTTTTTCACTTGTTGAATGACATTCGACATCGTATAGGTTTTCCCCGTACCGGTCGCACCGAGCAAGGTCTGGAACCTTTTGCCGTCGATGATGCCTTTGGTTAATTGGGCGATGGCTTCCGGTTGGTCGCCCGCCGGTTCATAAGGGGCTTGCAGGTTAAATTCCTG
The window above is part of the Planococcus sp. MB-3u-03 genome. Proteins encoded here:
- a CDS encoding DEAD/DEAH box helicase family protein, which codes for MIQEFNLQAPYEPAGDQPEAIAQLTKGIIDGKRFQTLLGATGTGKTYTMSNVIQQVKKPTLVMAHNKTLAGQLYSEFKEFFPDNAVEYFVSYYDYYQPEAYVPQSDTFIEKDASINDEIDKLRHSATSSLFERDDVIVIASVSCIYGLGSPKEYRELVVSLRKGMEIERNQLLRKLVDVQYERNDINFIRGTFRVRGDVVEIFPASRDERCLRVEFFGDEIDRIREVDALTGEIIGDREHVAIFPASHFVTREDKMVRAIENIEAELEERLKEMRAEDKLLEAQRLEQRTRYDLEMMREMGFCSGIENYSRHLTLRPAGAQPYTLIDYFPDDFLLVVDESHVTLPQVRGMFNGDQARKKVLVDHGFRL